A window from Candidatus Ozemobacteraceae bacterium encodes these proteins:
- the panC gene encoding pantoate--beta-alanine ligase, translating to MDASAGAIYATSGSGSPAPASATPVRARNIPELKAALAARRTNGPVGFVPTMGALHAGHVSLVDRARAECATVVASIYVNPTQFGPTEDLSKYPRDLEGDIAKLASAGCDIVFFPDDAVMYPAGEMTRVTVSGSITEGLCGASRPGHFTGVATIVLKLLNLVKPDRAYFGEKDAQQLRVIRRMAADLFLETEIVGCPIVREADGLAMSSRNVYLTAKERKIAPELYRMLCDAKSLVESGERDPGKVEEFMARRVAALKAAELDYASAVDGATLAKPRKLAGDVLLLVAARFGRARLIDNMQVTVPEAKR from the coding sequence ATGGATGCTTCCGCAGGCGCGATCTACGCGACATCCGGAAGCGGCTCGCCAGCACCGGCATCGGCGACGCCCGTCAGGGCGCGCAACATCCCTGAGTTGAAAGCTGCGCTGGCGGCCCGGAGGACGAACGGCCCCGTGGGCTTCGTTCCGACGATGGGCGCCCTGCACGCCGGCCATGTTTCCCTGGTCGACCGGGCCCGGGCCGAGTGCGCGACGGTCGTTGCCTCGATCTACGTCAATCCGACGCAGTTCGGCCCGACGGAAGACCTTTCGAAATACCCGCGCGACCTCGAGGGCGACATCGCCAAGCTGGCTTCCGCCGGCTGCGACATCGTCTTCTTCCCCGACGACGCGGTGATGTATCCGGCCGGCGAGATGACGCGGGTCACGGTGAGCGGAAGCATCACCGAGGGCCTGTGCGGCGCTTCCCGGCCGGGGCATTTCACCGGCGTGGCCACGATCGTGCTGAAACTGCTGAATCTCGTGAAGCCTGACCGCGCCTACTTCGGCGAGAAAGACGCCCAGCAGTTGCGGGTCATCAGGCGGATGGCGGCCGATCTGTTTCTCGAGACCGAGATCGTCGGCTGTCCGATCGTGCGGGAGGCCGACGGGCTGGCGATGAGCTCGCGGAACGTCTACCTGACGGCGAAGGAACGAAAGATCGCCCCTGAATTATATCGAATGTTATGTGATGCGAAGTCGCTCGTCGAGTCGGGCGAGCGCGACCCAGGCAAAGTCGAGGAGTTCATGGCGCGCCGCGTCGCGGCCCTGAAGGCCGCCGAGCTCGATTACGCGTCTGCGGTCGACGGCGCGACGCTGGCAAAGCCCAGAAAACTGGCGGGAGACGTTCTTTTGCTGGTGGCCGCCCGATTCGGCAGGGCGCGCCTGATCGACAACATGCAGGTCACCGTCCCGGAGGCGAAACGATGA
- a CDS encoding aspartate 1-decarboxylase has translation MMLTMLKGKIHRATVTDACLDYVGSITLDEDLMKAAGLLEYEQVDVLDINNGARFTTYVIRGEAGSGTVCLNGAAARLVMPNDKVIIVAYAGMTPDEAAAHEPKIVLVDGKNRIVEGARG, from the coding sequence ATGATGCTCACGATGCTCAAGGGAAAGATCCATCGCGCGACCGTGACCGATGCCTGCCTCGATTACGTCGGCAGCATCACGCTCGACGAGGACCTCATGAAGGCCGCCGGACTTCTGGAATACGAGCAGGTCGACGTGCTGGACATCAACAACGGCGCCCGGTTCACGACCTACGTGATCAGGGGCGAGGCCGGGTCGGGCACGGTCTGCCTGAACGGCGCGGCGGCGCGCCTCGTGATGCCGAACGACAAGGTGATCATCGTGGCCTACGCCGGAATGACGCCCGACGAGGCGGCGGCTCACGAGCCGAAGATCGTCCTGGTCGACGGGAAGAACCGGATCGTCGAGGGGGCCCGCGGATGA
- a CDS encoding flavoprotein, whose protein sequence is MKKRVLIVVTGGIAAYKCADVVRRLKKAGKEVRVVMTAAATSFVGPLTFHTLSGNAVGLDMFEDRRPLDPIEHISFAKWGDLVVVCPATANFLAKMAHGLADDLASATVLASRAPVIACPAMNDGMWDNPATRANVELLKSRGVTMVGPASGSLACDTEGVGRMAERETIVKEILKALDGGRAG, encoded by the coding sequence ATGAAAAAGCGCGTTCTGATCGTCGTCACGGGGGGAATCGCGGCATACAAGTGCGCCGACGTCGTGCGCCGCCTGAAGAAGGCGGGCAAAGAGGTGCGGGTCGTGATGACGGCCGCGGCGACCTCGTTCGTCGGCCCGCTCACGTTCCATACGCTTTCCGGAAACGCGGTCGGTCTCGACATGTTCGAGGACCGGCGGCCGCTCGACCCCATCGAGCACATCTCGTTCGCGAAGTGGGGCGATCTGGTCGTGGTGTGTCCCGCCACCGCGAACTTCCTGGCGAAAATGGCCCACGGGCTGGCTGACGACCTGGCCTCGGCGACGGTGCTGGCCTCGCGCGCGCCCGTGATCGCCTGCCCGGCGATGAACGACGGCATGTGGGACAACCCGGCGACCCGCGCGAACGTCGAACTGCTGAAAAGCCGCGGCGTGACCATGGTCGGGCCGGCTTCCGGCTCGCTCGCCTGCGACACCGAGGGCGTCGGCCGGATGGCCGAGCGGGAAACAATCGTAAAAGAAATATTGAAAGCGCTGGACGGCGGCCGTGCGGGGTAA
- a CDS encoding phosphopantothenoylcysteine decarboxylase, producing the protein MRGKIVVTAGGTREPLDRVRVISNCSTGAMGAAIVDALAEQGYDVIWIHGHGSIRPHAACAEITVDTVASVEAALRKTCADSEVKAVVHAMAVSDYRSARPLTPADLFRHIAGAADEADVERRLMKLADEAPPIAGKLPSDKPWLPLLVPTAKLLDHLRSWSANPDLAIVSFKLTVGRSEAELLDIARAQLERSASNLVVANDLEMFEGRDHVAWLVDRNGADGPIAGRERIAHRIAARVGQLLSA; encoded by the coding sequence GTGCGGGGTAAGATCGTCGTCACCGCCGGCGGAACGCGAGAGCCGCTGGACCGCGTGCGCGTCATCAGCAACTGTTCGACCGGCGCCATGGGCGCCGCGATCGTCGATGCCCTGGCGGAACAGGGGTATGACGTGATCTGGATCCACGGACACGGCAGCATTCGCCCTCACGCCGCCTGCGCGGAGATCACCGTCGACACGGTCGCCTCGGTCGAGGCGGCGCTGCGGAAGACGTGTGCGGATTCTGAGGTGAAGGCCGTGGTTCACGCGATGGCCGTCTCGGATTACCGGTCGGCGCGGCCGCTGACTCCCGCCGACCTGTTCCGGCACATCGCCGGGGCGGCGGATGAGGCGGATGTCGAGCGACGGCTGATGAAACTCGCCGATGAAGCGCCTCCCATCGCGGGCAAGCTTCCCTCGGACAAACCGTGGCTGCCGCTGCTTGTACCCACCGCAAAGCTTCTGGACCATCTGCGGAGCTGGAGCGCGAATCCCGATCTGGCAATCGTCTCGTTCAAGCTGACCGTCGGCCGTTCCGAAGCGGAGTTGCTCGACATCGCCCGGGCGCAGCTCGAGCGGAGCGCTTCGAACCTGGTCGTGGCGAACGATCTCGAGATGTTCGAGGGCCGCGACCACGTCGCGTGGCTGGTTGACCGGAACGGCGCCGACGGCCCGATCGCCGGCCGGGAACGCATCGCACATCGCATCGCCGCTCGTGTCGGGCAGCTGCTTTCCGCGTGA
- a CDS encoding Hsp20/alpha crystallin family protein produces the protein MSRAYGSWRFWLIAVTVGCLLPFMVWAADQEKTDSNALKPDTETIQEPASPPSSLEDMMRSMEQKMDQMLQSPFGQRGRMPRWFDDDFGLFPGAFKGGMGKNMFPVRQARSNITQKDDNIIVTIDLPGHDKSTIDLRIKDRALILKSERKSMNKEDKDNKVFREEISYGSFSQIFELPRKVLETQAKASYADGVLTVTLPVDKTAPQDEDGFKIPVN, from the coding sequence ATGTCACGCGCATATGGTTCCTGGCGGTTCTGGTTGATCGCGGTTACGGTCGGTTGTCTTCTGCCCTTCATGGTCTGGGCGGCAGACCAGGAAAAGACGGATTCCAACGCTCTCAAGCCTGATACGGAAACCATTCAGGAGCCGGCCAGCCCCCCTTCGTCTCTCGAGGACATGATGCGGTCCATGGAGCAGAAGATGGATCAGATGCTGCAAAGCCCCTTCGGGCAGCGCGGCCGGATGCCCCGGTGGTTCGATGATGATTTTGGACTATTCCCCGGGGCGTTCAAAGGCGGCATGGGAAAGAATATGTTCCCTGTGCGACAGGCGAGATCGAATATCACCCAGAAAGATGACAATATCATCGTGACGATCGATCTCCCCGGCCACGACAAGAGTACCATCGATCTGCGCATCAAGGACCGGGCGCTGATTCTCAAATCCGAACGGAAGTCCATGAACAAGGAAGACAAGGACAACAAGGTCTTCCGCGAGGAAATCTCGTACGGATCGTTTTCGCAGATTTTCGAACTGCCGCGCAAGGTGCTCGAGACTCAGGCGAAGGCTTCGTATGCCGATGGCGTCCTGACAGTCACGTTGCCCGTCGACAAGACCGCGCCGCAGGACGAGGATGGATTCAAGATTCCCGTCAACTGA
- a CDS encoding alkaline phosphatase family protein: MMRSVRIRTHVVMFLVCLVLASAWAANAGTGDPGKVVFILLDGCRADTFNRLCDQGRAPTFAWLRNQGLSVDNAVSVWPSTTGPAYAPFICGTFPFQSNLTGIRQYLRSSGTYRSYCGTDVKKISEDLSRDFPTVFELLPRDSLALVAMLDRGAGRRFNPPLDFFLKSMRGKYLECDRVILRKLEKELDDGLPRFTFVSFHGPDSVGHRTGTDGAGYDEAVINLDGIVAKLIAWLKTHGELERTTIVISADHGSQSTSKSGDLAPALSALGLKVRDAIGRSTIGYNLDKTGHADENDVIVCVSGNACVQLYLKGRPGAAFEGAPSFRIRPTLSEMRAYRRGSDAREVGDVIGTILAQPCVGFLAVRDGRARYRVLSKSGEAVITREGDRLGYRVVSGADPLQMGIAARKVSDGRLIQERKWLRMTCLDPYPDAVFQISQLLEAENSGDIIVNAAPGYEPWHEGQKGVHGGLDAGQIKVPMVLWGKGVSPGRLPCARTVDLYVTMLKLMQVAPPPGLLGLPLF, encoded by the coding sequence ATGATGCGCTCTGTCAGGATTCGAACGCATGTCGTGATGTTCCTGGTCTGCCTTGTCCTTGCATCTGCCTGGGCCGCGAACGCGGGAACCGGTGATCCGGGAAAGGTCGTGTTCATCCTTCTCGACGGCTGCCGCGCCGATACCTTCAACCGGTTGTGCGACCAGGGGCGGGCGCCGACCTTCGCGTGGCTGCGAAACCAGGGGTTGTCCGTCGACAATGCCGTTTCGGTCTGGCCTTCGACCACCGGGCCGGCGTATGCGCCGTTCATCTGCGGAACGTTTCCCTTCCAGTCGAATCTCACCGGCATCCGCCAGTATCTGCGCTCATCTGGCACGTATCGGAGCTACTGCGGCACCGATGTGAAGAAGATCTCCGAAGACCTTTCGCGTGATTTCCCGACCGTGTTCGAGCTCCTTCCCCGCGACAGCCTGGCGCTCGTCGCCATGCTCGACCGAGGCGCCGGCCGGCGTTTCAACCCGCCCCTCGATTTCTTCCTCAAGAGCATGCGGGGCAAATACCTCGAATGCGACCGCGTCATCCTCAGAAAGCTCGAGAAAGAGCTCGATGACGGACTTCCGAGGTTCACATTCGTCAGCTTTCACGGGCCGGACTCGGTCGGGCATCGGACCGGCACCGACGGCGCCGGGTACGACGAGGCGGTGATCAACCTCGACGGTATCGTCGCGAAGCTCATTGCGTGGCTGAAGACCCACGGCGAGCTGGAGCGGACCACCATCGTCATCAGCGCGGATCACGGCTCCCAGTCGACCTCGAAAAGCGGCGACCTGGCACCGGCTCTTTCGGCTCTGGGCCTGAAGGTCCGTGATGCCATCGGCCGCAGCACGATCGGGTACAACCTTGACAAGACGGGGCATGCCGATGAAAACGACGTGATCGTCTGCGTGAGCGGCAACGCCTGCGTTCAGCTGTATCTCAAGGGACGGCCCGGCGCCGCCTTCGAAGGAGCGCCGTCGTTCCGGATCCGCCCGACGCTTTCCGAGATGCGGGCGTATCGACGGGGAAGCGACGCGCGCGAAGTCGGCGACGTGATCGGAACGATTCTGGCCCAGCCCTGCGTCGGTTTTCTGGCGGTCAGGGATGGCCGGGCCCGGTACCGGGTGCTGTCGAAATCTGGCGAAGCCGTGATCACGCGGGAAGGAGACCGGCTTGGCTACAGGGTCGTTTCCGGAGCCGACCCGCTGCAGATGGGCATTGCGGCGCGCAAGGTGTCGGACGGGCGGTTGATCCAGGAACGGAAATGGCTTCGCATGACCTGTCTCGATCCGTATCCTGACGCCGTGTTTCAGATTTCGCAGCTTCTCGAGGCCGAGAACTCGGGAGACATCATCGTCAATGCCGCCCCCGGCTACGAACCGTGGCACGAAGGCCAGAAGGGTGTGCATGGCGGCCTGGATGCGGGCCAGATCAAGGTGCCGATGGTCCTGTGGGGGAAGGGCGTTTCGCCGGGGCGTCTGCCCTGTGCCCGCACGGTCGACCTCTACGTGACGATGCTGAAGCTGATGCAGGTGGCGCCGCCGCCCGGCCTGCTCGGCCTGCCCCTGTTCTGA
- a CDS encoding family 1 glycosylhydrolase yields the protein MSIPVCRRMASCWRFLAVLWIAFCVSAPAFADIRDALDRYSDALRRHLVWQFLSLPTAGSQVERLVRCHTKTVADLIRNQWRQTKASEHLRRSADELERLQTLVLSIFPAPNSGMRDDAARLIIARIPEGAGVFPVRRGYLPLLESLRSRLQHQEAQSERSDTRTLDLVAPAIAKIRAECAQISQAEEVGLLQAWFSRNCVAIEPALSGSGSPIFVISGAGTVSKNGNLPGKPLPTGNPIPKKFLWGVSTSSQQWEGKRHGGIWETFADAGRTEEKIGRAANGYELFEKDLDLAAGMGLNAFRTSIEWGRIEPEQGKIDPEGVKFYHRLFDGMRKRGLEPVVTLVHFTWPQWFEKIGGWDSEAGVRAFCRFVDIVSREYGSKVDFWLTYNEPPVEIIAGYVLGASAPGYRNPLKALAVTRAWIRCHKLAYRIIHENDTTAYVSWNNYTGTYRLGSLGDIHVLVEGAANQGGSDASAAGVLETLTSVENQWMKEVASIEGGRGAGSRSRSKYLDYIGIDYYALWRLPGGFTKPHLWEIHPEGFYDVIRNYYNWFRVPVLVAENGMASCDLAPRQDGWTREAFLVQHVKQMQRAIRDGYPVLGYIHWSITDNWEWGSFAPRFGLYSVDCRNERFERVPTPSVDVYRAIVRAGGVTPELEARYPAPISSGKAR from the coding sequence ATGAGTATCCCGGTTTGTCGCCGAATGGCATCCTGTTGGCGGTTCCTTGCCGTGCTGTGGATCGCATTCTGCGTGTCCGCCCCGGCCTTCGCGGATATCCGGGACGCTCTCGACCGGTATTCCGACGCGCTGCGACGGCATCTGGTCTGGCAGTTTCTGTCGCTTCCGACGGCCGGAAGCCAGGTGGAACGCCTCGTGCGCTGCCATACGAAAACCGTTGCCGACCTCATCAGGAACCAGTGGCGACAGACGAAGGCATCCGAACATCTGCGCAGATCGGCCGATGAGCTGGAGCGGCTTCAGACCCTGGTGCTTTCGATCTTTCCCGCCCCGAACTCCGGCATGCGGGACGATGCCGCCCGATTGATCATCGCCCGGATTCCGGAAGGAGCAGGCGTGTTTCCCGTCAGGCGTGGATATCTGCCGCTTCTCGAATCCCTGCGATCCCGTCTCCAGCATCAGGAGGCCCAGAGTGAACGGTCCGATACCCGAACTCTCGATCTCGTGGCGCCGGCGATTGCGAAGATTCGCGCGGAATGCGCGCAGATCTCCCAGGCCGAGGAAGTCGGACTCCTTCAGGCCTGGTTCTCGCGGAACTGCGTGGCCATCGAACCGGCCCTTTCCGGAAGCGGCTCTCCGATCTTTGTCATTTCCGGGGCTGGAACGGTGTCGAAGAACGGAAACCTGCCCGGCAAGCCGCTTCCGACGGGAAATCCGATTCCGAAAAAATTCCTGTGGGGTGTTTCCACCTCGAGTCAGCAGTGGGAAGGCAAAAGGCACGGCGGCATCTGGGAGACGTTCGCCGATGCGGGCCGCACCGAGGAAAAGATCGGGCGGGCCGCCAACGGATACGAGCTGTTCGAAAAGGATCTCGACCTGGCGGCCGGGATGGGTTTGAATGCGTTCAGAACGAGCATCGAATGGGGCCGGATCGAGCCGGAGCAGGGCAAAATCGATCCGGAGGGCGTCAAGTTCTATCATCGCCTGTTCGACGGCATGCGAAAACGCGGCCTGGAGCCGGTCGTCACGCTCGTTCACTTCACGTGGCCCCAGTGGTTCGAGAAGATCGGCGGCTGGGACTCGGAAGCCGGCGTGCGCGCGTTCTGCCGGTTCGTCGATATCGTGTCGCGCGAATACGGGAGCAAGGTGGATTTCTGGCTCACCTACAACGAACCGCCTGTGGAGATCATCGCCGGCTACGTGCTCGGGGCCAGCGCGCCTGGATATCGAAACCCGCTCAAGGCGCTCGCCGTCACCCGCGCCTGGATCCGATGCCACAAACTCGCCTACCGGATCATCCACGAAAACGATACCACGGCGTATGTTTCCTGGAATAACTATACCGGAACGTATAGATTAGGCAGTCTCGGCGATATCCATGTCCTGGTCGAGGGTGCAGCCAATCAGGGCGGTTCTGACGCGTCGGCCGCGGGCGTTCTCGAGACGCTGACGAGTGTCGAGAACCAGTGGATGAAAGAAGTGGCCAGCATCGAAGGCGGACGAGGCGCCGGTTCGAGAAGCCGGTCGAAATATCTCGACTATATCGGCATCGATTATTACGCTCTCTGGCGGCTGCCGGGAGGCTTCACGAAGCCTCACCTGTGGGAGATCCACCCCGAGGGCTTCTACGACGTGATCAGGAATTACTACAACTGGTTCAGGGTGCCGGTGCTGGTCGCGGAGAACGGTATGGCGAGCTGCGACCTGGCGCCGCGCCAGGACGGCTGGACCCGCGAGGCGTTCCTCGTTCAGCATGTGAAGCAGATGCAGCGCGCGATCCGCGACGGCTATCCCGTGCTCGGCTACATCCACTGGTCGATCACGGACAACTGGGAGTGGGGCTCGTTCGCACCCCGGTTCGGTCTGTATTCCGTCGACTGTCGCAACGAGCGGTTCGAACGCGTGCCGACCCCGTCGGTCGACGTCTATCGCGCCATCGTCCGGGCCGGCGGCGTCACGCCCGAACTGGAAGCCCGGTATCCGGCGCCGATATCTTCCGGAAAGGCCCGGTAA
- a CDS encoding HAD family hydrolase has protein sequence MDITPYCGIVFDLDGTLLDTLADIADSTNRVLRRHGFAPHPLDAYRYFVGDGMRMLAERALPADRRTPELIDEVFRAVHAEYDRHWADITRPYDGVPELLDGLRERGIEMSVLSNKPEEFTVMMVRHYFPGVPFKRVYGAGAGIPRKPDPAGALRIAAESGLDPSLFMYLGDTMVDMKTAVAAGMFPIGALWGFREEAELREGGAKLLVAHPGDILDA, from the coding sequence ATGGATATCACCCCGTATTGCGGCATTGTTTTCGATCTCGACGGGACGCTGCTCGACACGCTGGCTGACATCGCCGATTCGACCAACCGTGTGCTGCGCAGGCACGGATTCGCTCCCCATCCGCTCGATGCCTACCGGTATTTCGTCGGCGACGGCATGCGGATGCTTGCGGAACGCGCGCTTCCGGCAGACCGGCGCACGCCGGAACTGATCGATGAGGTGTTCCGTGCTGTGCATGCCGAGTATGACCGGCACTGGGCCGATATCACCAGACCATACGACGGCGTTCCCGAGCTTCTCGACGGGTTGCGGGAGCGCGGTATCGAGATGTCGGTCCTGTCGAACAAGCCCGAGGAGTTCACCGTCATGATGGTCCGGCACTACTTTCCCGGCGTGCCGTTCAAGCGCGTCTACGGCGCCGGCGCGGGGATTCCGCGCAAGCCCGATCCGGCGGGCGCGCTGCGCATCGCGGCCGAGTCGGGGCTGGATCCGTCGCTGTTCATGTATCTCGGCGATACGATGGTCGATATGAAGACGGCGGTGGCGGCAGGCATGTTCCCGATCGGGGCCCTCTGGGGGTTCCGGGAAGAGGCTGAGTTGCGGGAAGGCGGCGCGAAGCTGCTGGTTGCGCATCCGGGAGACATCCTGGACGCGTGA
- a CDS encoding RecQ family ATP-dependent DNA helicase, with protein sequence MMQMSEDPSMERGKSAGTACRKSPDDVLKRMWGYGSFRPMQREAVTAVLGGRDALVILPTGGGKSLCYQLPAACGVGLTLVVSPLIALMDDQVAAACEIGLKAGALHSQTPEKTRKSVYASIYDGSLQLLYASPERLVAGGLLETVRPCLGLVAVDEAHCVSHWGHEFRPEYRQLRPLLESVPEVPRLALTATATPAVQEDIRAQLGLRNPVSLVGHPDRPNLTYRAFPRHDQARQVLDVIRNHPREGGIVYAQTRKEVERLAKSLAKAGVSCAPYHAGLDGAVRARTQDDFVHERLDVVVATIAFGMGIDRSNVRYVVHANTPKSIEHYQQESGRAGRDGEPAECVLFFSAGDLATHRALSLRDDGMTPERRRVIERQLKEIGRYAVSPVCRHRLLAEHFGQAYPPLASDGIYNKSDITNNINEERGCGACDVCLGETTALPDDEALVTAQKIISAVYRTGSRFGGNYVISVLLGKSDERIGANGHDTLRVFGLMKEYSEAILRGWIDQLVIQGLLAVTDGEYPLLQVTNAGLDLCKGTGSVRLGKPGLPAGSRKRRRGVSASIVVGDPANSDALPLFESLRQLRLLLARKQGIPPYMVFPDSVLTSMAALKPADAESLRLIKGVGDQKLAKYGRPFLAAIAGQNPETAAASFAKPS encoded by the coding sequence ATGATGCAGATGTCTGAAGACCCGTCGATGGAACGCGGCAAAAGCGCCGGAACCGCATGCCGCAAGAGCCCGGACGACGTGCTGAAGCGGATGTGGGGCTACGGCTCGTTCCGGCCGATGCAGCGCGAGGCCGTCACGGCCGTGCTCGGCGGGCGGGACGCCCTCGTCATCCTGCCGACGGGTGGCGGGAAGAGCTTGTGCTACCAGCTTCCGGCGGCGTGCGGCGTCGGGTTGACGCTCGTCGTCTCGCCGCTGATCGCCCTGATGGACGACCAGGTGGCGGCCGCGTGCGAGATCGGCCTGAAGGCCGGGGCGCTCCATTCGCAGACGCCGGAGAAAACCAGAAAGTCGGTATATGCATCGATATATGACGGCTCGCTCCAGCTTCTGTATGCGAGCCCCGAGCGGCTCGTCGCCGGCGGTCTGCTCGAGACGGTGCGACCCTGCCTGGGCCTCGTCGCCGTCGACGAGGCGCACTGCGTCTCCCACTGGGGGCATGAATTCCGGCCCGAATACCGGCAGCTCAGGCCGTTGCTGGAAAGCGTCCCGGAGGTCCCCCGGCTCGCGCTGACCGCGACGGCGACGCCGGCCGTGCAGGAAGACATTCGCGCCCAGCTCGGCCTGCGGAACCCGGTCTCGCTGGTCGGTCACCCGGACCGGCCGAACCTGACATACCGGGCCTTTCCGCGGCACGACCAGGCGCGCCAGGTGCTCGACGTGATCCGCAACCACCCGCGGGAGGGCGGCATCGTGTATGCCCAGACGCGAAAAGAAGTCGAGCGCCTGGCAAAGAGCCTCGCGAAGGCGGGCGTCTCGTGCGCGCCATACCACGCCGGCCTTGACGGAGCGGTGCGCGCCCGCACGCAGGACGACTTCGTCCACGAGCGGCTCGACGTGGTCGTCGCGACGATAGCGTTCGGTATGGGCATCGACCGGTCGAACGTGCGGTACGTCGTCCACGCGAACACCCCCAAATCGATCGAGCATTACCAGCAGGAGTCGGGCCGCGCCGGCCGCGACGGCGAGCCCGCCGAGTGCGTGCTGTTCTTCTCTGCGGGCGACCTCGCCACCCACCGGGCCCTCTCCCTGCGCGACGACGGAATGACCCCCGAGCGCCGCCGCGTCATCGAGCGGCAGTTGAAGGAGATCGGCCGCTACGCCGTCTCGCCCGTCTGCCGCCACCGCCTCCTCGCAGAGCATTTCGGTCAGGCATACCCCCCGCTCGCGAGCGATGGAATATATAATAAATCAGATATAACGAATAATATAAATGAGGAACGCGGATGCGGGGCCTGCGACGTCTGCCTCGGCGAAACGACGGCGTTGCCGGACGACGAGGCGCTCGTGACCGCGCAGAAGATCATCAGCGCCGTGTATCGCACCGGAAGCCGGTTCGGGGGAAACTACGTCATCAGCGTCCTGCTGGGAAAATCCGACGAACGCATCGGGGCCAACGGCCACGACACCCTGCGCGTCTTCGGCCTGATGAAGGAGTACAGCGAGGCCATCCTGCGCGGCTGGATCGACCAGCTCGTCATCCAGGGCCTGCTCGCGGTCACCGACGGGGAATACCCGCTCCTCCAGGTCACGAACGCCGGCCTCGACCTGTGCAAGGGCACCGGCTCGGTGCGCCTCGGCAAGCCCGGCCTGCCCGCCGGTTCCCGCAAGCGGCGGCGCGGCGTGTCCGCCTCCATCGTCGTCGGCGATCCGGCGAACTCGGACGCGTTGCCGCTGTTCGAGTCGCTCCGTCAGCTCCGCCTCCTGCTGGCGCGCAAACAGGGCATTCCGCCCTACATGGTGTTCCCGGACTCGGTGCTTACCTCGATGGCCGCGCTCAAGCCCGCCGACGCCGAATCCCTGCGCCTCATCAAGGGCGTCGGCGACCAGAAGCTCGCGAAATACGGCCGCCCCTTCCTCGCCGCCATCGCCGGCCAGAATCCCGAAACCGCCGCCGCCTCATTCGCAAAGCCTTCCTGA